A DNA window from Rhipicephalus sanguineus isolate Rsan-2018 chromosome 8, BIME_Rsan_1.4, whole genome shotgun sequence contains the following coding sequences:
- the LOC119401978 gene encoding uncharacterized protein LOC119401978 isoform X1 has translation MLTDGSPRSEPASMCTIWGLPSPAPPRFLVGNNFRGLQVSPAPAAAGVAEEDVAQDLPRATTPHAAAARWGQPAGRGTGVTSRKHQAAGPGIIGKLRQVQLLGDAVHKLQGVGTLARALTAAEATCTVICKD, from the exons ATGCTTACAGATGGTTCCCCCAGATCAGAGCCTGCAAGCATGTGCACTATCTGGGGACTTCCGTCGCCTGCACCGCCAAGGTTCTTGGTCGGGAACAACTTCCGCGGCTTGCAG gtgagccctgctccagctgctgctggtgtggctgaagaggatgtggcccaggacctTCCCCGTGCcacaactc ctcatgccgcagctgcgagatgggggcaaccggcaggccgaggcactggagttactagccgcaaacaccaggcggcagggccaggcatcattggaaagctgcgccaggttcaacttctcggtgacgcggtccacaaattgcaaggcgttggtaccctcgcccgggccctcactgcagcggaagccacctgcacagtgatttgtaaagactag
- the LOC119401978 gene encoding uncharacterized protein LOC119401978 isoform X2 yields MCTIWGLPSPAPPRFLVGNNFRGLQVSPAPAAAGVAEEDVAQDLPRATTPHAAAARWGQPAGRGTGVTSRKHQAAGPGIIGKLRQVQLLGDAVHKLQGVGTLARALTAAEATCTVICKD; encoded by the exons ATGTGCACTATCTGGGGACTTCCGTCGCCTGCACCGCCAAGGTTCTTGGTCGGGAACAACTTCCGCGGCTTGCAG gtgagccctgctccagctgctgctggtgtggctgaagaggatgtggcccaggacctTCCCCGTGCcacaactc ctcatgccgcagctgcgagatgggggcaaccggcaggccgaggcactggagttactagccgcaaacaccaggcggcagggccaggcatcattggaaagctgcgccaggttcaacttctcggtgacgcggtccacaaattgcaaggcgttggtaccctcgcccgggccctcactgcagcggaagccacctgcacagtgatttgtaaagactag